The following coding sequences lie in one Rutidosis leptorrhynchoides isolate AG116_Rl617_1_P2 chromosome 4, CSIRO_AGI_Rlap_v1, whole genome shotgun sequence genomic window:
- the LOC139840342 gene encoding G2/mitotic-specific cyclin S13-7-like: MKQKNMAVAPAAGQNKSRRALGDIGNLVTLRPLEGKPLPAVNRPVTRSFCAQLVANAQKEAAANNKKPLTMNADNNKMVQPKKKAAVKPKPAPVPQNVDIIEISPDTVEKAKPESSNSRKKKPQLSLTSTLTARSKAACGLNYKPKPKNIIDIDAADVDNELAAVEYVEDIYKFYKLVENESKVHDYMHKQPEINDKMRAILIDWLIEVHNKFELTNEALYLTINIVDRFLAAETVARRELQCVGMSAMLIASKYEEIWAPEVSDFVQISDRAYEHRHVLVMEKRILGRLEWNLTVPTPYVFLTRFIKAAAVVPHDMIMENMVYFYAELGMMHYEMIRFCPSMVAAAAVYAARATLNSLKVWHETLELHTGYKDVQVIECAKMMVMFHLMAKDDEKRKVIYRKYSSGTRGAVALYTPAKCLLAAAGVVRV, encoded by the exons ATGAAGCAGAAGAACATGGCGGTGGCTCCGGCAGCCGGACAAAACAAGAGCCGCCGTGCACTTGGTGACATCGGAAACTTAGTCACTCTCCGGCCCCTTGAAGGCAAGCCACTTCCGGCAGTCAATCGCCCTGTTACAAGAAGTTTTTGTGCACAATTAGTAGCCAATGCTCAGAAAGAAGCAGCCGCAAATAACAAG AAACCATTGACAATGAATGCTGATAACAACAAAATGGTACAGCCTAAGAAGAAAGCTGCAGTAAAGCCCAAACCAGCACCTGTGCCACAAAATGTGGACATAATCGAGATCAGCCCGGATACAGTAGAAAAGGCGAAACCAGAATCATCGAATTCACGAAAAAAGAAGCCTCAGTTGTCACTCACTTCGACACTTACTGCACGAAGCAAGGCTGCCTGTGGCCTTAACTACAAACCAAAACCAAAAAATATCATTGACATTGATGCTGCAGATGTCGATAATGAACTCGCTGCTGTTGAATACGTTGAAGACATCTACAAATTCTACAAACTCGTGGAG AATGAGAGCAAAGTTCATGACTACATGCACAAACAGCCAGAAATCAATGACAAAATGAGGGCGATTCTGATCGACTGGCTGATTGAAGTACACAACAAGTTTGAGCTCACTAACGAAGCGTTGTACCTCACTATTAACATCGTTGACCGTTTCTTGGCTGCTGAAACGGTTGCTAGAAGAGAACTGCAATGTGTTGGCATGAGTGCAATGCTTATTGCCTCAAAATATGAAGAAATTTGGGCTCCTGAAGTTAGCGATTTCGTTCAAATCTCTGATCGAGCTTATGAGCATCGACACGTTTTAGTGATGGAGAAACGAATCTTGGGTCGACTCGAATGGAATTTAACTGTCCCAACGCCTTATGTTTTCCTCACCCGGTTCATCAAAGCTGCTGCAGTTGTTCCACACGATATGATC ATGGAAAATATGGTGTACTTCTATGCTGAACTGGGAATGATGCATTATGAGATGATCAGATTTTGTCCATCAATGGTGGCTGCAGCTGCTGTGTATGCAGCACGTGCGACGTTAAACAGTTTAAAAGTGTGGCACGAGACGTTGGAATTGCACACGGGTTATAAGGATGTGCAGGTGATTGAGTGTGCTAAAATGATGGTTATGTTTCACTTGATGGCAAAAGATGATGAGAAAAGGAAGGTGATTTACAGGAAGTATTCGAGTGGGACCCGTGGTGCGGTTGCATTGTACACTCCGGCTAAATGTTTGTTGGCTGCTGCCGGAGTTGTACGAGTTTAA
- the LOC139840141 gene encoding stomatal closure-related actin-binding protein 3-like: MTRVSPEVVDETQIQAVLSVSADVSFVSNKFPKYKLGPDNQIIDEATMHSKGPPLKDVVAQETEQLSDQHKRLSVRDLASKFDKNLSAATKLSNEAKLRDVASLEGHVLLKKLRDALEYLRGRVAGRNKEDVEKAISMVEALAVKLTQNEGELIQEKFEVKRLANFLKQASEDGKKLVNQERSFACAEIESAKAVVRRIGEALDEQERVSLNSGKQEMEEMVEEIQQARRIRLLHHPCKVMDMEHELRALRLQIQEKSAFSVKLQQELTLKKWVEENKLSLYSLEGSGSLGSILRLKPCSEDAMELSKCSIQWYRLSSQCSRRELISGANKSVYALEPYDVGRILQVDVISIGQKSTVTTTCHVQPAVGLETYVETLSRKSDSEFSVVISQMNGRNYSSHSVHLLRVGKMRMKLSKGWITKARDAYSSTSMQLCGFRGGGNLAAKSLFWQSRKGQSFVLVFESERERNAAIVLARRYALDCNVVLAGPDDQASLYLL, translated from the exons ATGACAAGGGTAAGCCCTGAAGTGGTAGATGAGACACAAATACAAGCTGTATTATCGGTATCAGCAGATGTGAGTTTCGTATCAAATAAGTTCCCAAAATACAAATTAGGTCCTGATAATCAGATTATAGATGAAGCAACTATGCATAGTAAGGGCCCACCATTGAAAGATGTTGTGGCCCAAGAAACAGAGCAGCTATCTGATCAACACAAACGTCTCTCGGTTCGTGACCTGGccagtaagtttgacaagaatttgTCTGCTGCAACTAAGTTGTCCAATGAG GCCAAACTTAGAGATGTGGCTTCCTTAGAAGGACATGTTCTTTTGAAGAAGCTAAGAGATGCTTTGGAGTACTTAAGAGGGCGAGTAGCTGGTCGAAATAAAGAAGATGTTGAAAAAGCAATCTCAATG GTGGAAGCGTTGGCAGTAAAGTTGACTCAAAACGAAGGGGAGTTGATACAGGAGAAGTTTGAAGTGAAGAGGCTTGCAAATTTTCTCAAACAG gCTTCGGAAGATGGTAAAAAGTTGGTAAACCAAGAAAGGTCCTTTGCGTGTGCAGAAATCGAGAGTGCGAAAGCAGTGGTACGAAGAATCGGCGAGGCTCTTGATGAGCAAGAAAGGGTATCACTTAACTCTGGGAAGCAG GAAATGGAAGAAATGGTGGAGGAAATTCAGCAGGCTAGAAGAATCAGATTGTTGCATCACCCGTGCAAG GTGATGGACATGGAACACGAGCTTCGAGCCTTAAGACTACAGATCCAAGAGAAGTCGGCGTTTTCAGTAAAGCTTCAGCAAGAG CTTACACTGAAGAAATGGGTGGAGGAGAACAAGTTAAGCTTATACTCATTAGAAGGTTCTGGAAGTTTGGGTTCAATTTTACGACTTAAACCCTGCTCAGAAGATGCCATGGAGCTCTCAAAATGTTCAATCCAGTGGTATCGATTATCATCACAATGTAGTAGAAGGGAACTTATTTCAG GTGCAAACAAATCAGTTTATGCTCTGGAGCCATACGATGTTGGACGGATATTGCAAGTTGATGTTATCTCAATTGGCCAAAAATCTACTGTCACAACCACTTGCCATGTACAACCTG CTGTTGGGTTAGAGACTTACGTGGAGACGCTTTCACGGAAAAGCGATTCTGAATTCAGT GTTGTGATCTCCCAGATGAATGGACGGAATTACTCGTCACATTCTGTCCATTTGTTACGTGTGGGGAAAATGAGAATGAAGCTTTCGAAAGGATGGATTACCAAGGCCAGAGATGCTTATTCCTCTACATCGATGCAG CTATGTGGATTTAGAGGTGGCGGTAATCTGGCAGCTAAATCGTTGTTTTGGCAATCCAGAAAAGGGCAATCTTTCGTATTGGTATTTGAATCAGAACGAGAAAGAAATGCAGCCATTGTTCTAGCCCGAAGATACGCTCTTGATTGCAAT GTGGTGCTAGCTGGACCAGATGATCAAGCATCACTTTATCTTCTCTAA